A segment of the Butyrivibrio fibrisolvens genome:
TGAGAGTATTTTTTCAGATGGAACATCCATGACTGCAAGCATGTCAGGAATCAAGGCATTTACGATCCTGATCTGGTCATGGAAGCATACCTGATAATTCTCATTAAAGTCCATCTTGACGGAAAGGCCGCTCTTTACTGCCTGTATCCTTTCAAGCTCCTCTTCTGTAAAATGGTGCCCCAGTCTCATGAACGGCGGAATCTCTACTTTCCTTGGATAAACAAGTATCAGGTACTCTCTGTCTTCAACGTTTAATTTTATATACAGCCCATCTTCTTCCTCATAACGTGTCCCCGTCACCTGTATACTTTCATCCGCCTCAAGGTTATTCATGAAGATCTCCGCATCAACTACGCTCTCTTCGTCCCTTGGGATAATGATCATGTTGGAAATTTCTTTCATACTTTTTCTCTCCTGTCTTTCTTATAATGCCTGTGTTTGAATGTTGTTTAGACAATTACAGATGATAGCATTGTGGCGGCAGGGTGGCAAGTTTAGCTACATTTTTTCCAAAATGATTCCAAATGTGCTATAGTATTCAAGGCCCAAATTTAAATGTAATATTGGAGGATTATTAAATGTTTTGTGGAAAATGTGGAGCTCAGGTTCCTGACGGGGCTGCCGTATGCCCTAAGTGCGGCAACAAAATGGAAAACAAAGAGGCTATGCCAAAGGTAGCTAATGCATCTCAGAATGCCGGCACACAGGCTATAAGTTTCCTTAAGAGCCTTGATAACAAGACTATCGGTATCATCGCCACTTGTGCCGTTGCTGTTATTGCGGTTATCTTAATCTTCAAAGCACTCTTTGGCGGAATCAAGCTTGACGGCAGATACACTGATGGTTACTTCACCTATACATTCAGTGGCAATGAGGTCACATTCTACTGTTTAGGTACTGAATTTACTGTAAATTACAAGATCAAGAACGATAAGCTTATCTATGATCTGGATACTCTCGAGCTGTCCGATGCATGCATTGATTATTGCGAAGATTATTTACATATGGACGATGATGAAATTGAGGATAAGATCGAAAGCATCAAGGAGCACAGAGAGGATCCTGTAAAAATTGAATATGACAAGAAAAATAAGACCTTAAAGATCGGCGGCGGAACTTACTATAATGCCGAGAACTACAAGGCAGGACCAAGCGGTGAATATACATGCGAAGATGATGACGATATCACTATCACTTTCGAAGATGGTGAATTAACCTTCGATAACGACGGCGACGAAGTTACTGTCCCTTACAACTGTTTCAAAAAAGGCGACGAAGTATGGATCAATTTCTATAGCTTCGATTTTGAAAATTCAGAATTCTACCACACATACTTTACAAGCGTGATTGAAGATGTAGATGTAGATGAGATTGTTCTTGGAGATACTTCTTTTGAGAAGTAAAAGGATCTGAGGATCGGAGCATATTATGGCATTTTTTTCTCAATTGATAAAAGACTTTTCATGGCTTGCAAAAGCCTTTTCACAACCCAAGAAAGACAGTTCAAAGAAAGAAGATCTGATTGATTTTGATACTATGTATGACGGAGTTGATAAGCTTGGCATACGTGGTTATAAAATGACTCATCTAGAAGCATGCAAGAAGATCTGGCATGACTATGTTCCTAAAAGCGGCCAGTCAAACTGTGTTCAGGGTGAGCTTCTGAGACAATTAGAGGCTTTACGTGGCGAAGCTCAGGATAATGGAAATATCAACTGGGATGATGATTTTGAGTTCTTTTGTGATTTTATCAGAAAGACCCTTTTGGAATCCGGGATATTTGACGATGCTGTAAAATCAAAGCTTGATGGCTGCCTAAATATCATTAAGAGCAGAGGTAAATACGCATATTCTTACAACCATGGCCAAATTTCTGATGATACGGTAAATCCTATGCTCTTTGCTTATGTTTACGACGACCTGTATGACTACATCGCTGATGCGATTGCTATTTATGATAAATCAAAGGGTGGTCCGGTTCCGTATGCAGGGGAGCCGTCGATGCTGAATTGAAAACTTAAATTCCAGTTCATTCAGCCAAAAACTGGAACTTAGTGTTGCAAAGTTGCTACCGGAAATAAGTCTTGCAAACATTCCGGTGTGATATATTTATAGTTCAGCACCAGAGTCCGGATGGCGTATACCAAGGAGAATTAACCATGGCTAAAAACGCACATCTAACTCTTGATGACAGATCTACTATCGAAGTATCCCTCCGAGAGGGAGATTCCTTTACTGATATAGGAAGAGAACTAGGAAAAGATCCCTCCACTATAGCAAAGGAAATAAAGAACCATATACAGTATTCCCGAAGTGGTAGTTACAACCCATGTGCCAAACGCGCTAATTGTTCACTAATAGGGCAGGCATGCAAGCCATGCAAAAATCCGCATCATGGCATTTGCAGGAGGTGCTCTTTCAGAAACTGCTTTGAGCATTGCCCTGATTTTGTGGAACTTACATGTCGCAAATTAAATAAACCTCCATATGTATGTAACGGCTGCGATACCCGCCATCGATGCAAGCTTGAACGACACCTGTATGTAGCAAAGGCTGCTCAACAAGAGTATGAATCCCAAAGGTCTGAAAGCCGGCAGGGAATCGCAATAACACCAACTGAATTGAAACGAATTGATGCGATCATTTCGCCACTTGTTAAGCAAGGTCAGTCAATACACATGATCTGTGTCAATAATGGAGATGACATAATGCTTGATGAAAGACCATCTATAACTACATTGATGCCGGTCTCCTATCTGTGGACAACATAGATCTTCCTCGAAAAGTTCGTTACCGTGTTCGTTCTCATAAAAAACCTGTCAGAGTAGACAAGCAGTGCCACATAGGACGCACATATGAAGATTTTGAAGCATTTCTTTCAGCTAATCCAGATACAGCTGTTGTTGAAATGGATTCAGTAGAAGGTCGCAAAGGCGGAAAAGTATTACTGACTATATATTTTAGGGACAGTAGTTTGATGCTTGCCTTTATACGAGATGCTAATACTGCAAAATCTGTAAAGTGCATATTTAATGACCTTTATGAAAAGCTTGGTCATGATGTATTCACACAGCTTTTTCCTGTCATACTTACAGATCGTGGTAGCGAATTCACTGATCCGCTTGCCATAGAGTTTAATGACAATAATGAACGTAGAACCCGCATTTTCTATTGTGATCCACAACGATCTAATCAGAAGGGAGGTTGCGAAGTAACTCATGAGATGATACGTCGCGTTCTTCCTAAAGGCACATCGTTTGATAACCTGTGTCAAGATGACATTTATCTTATGATGAGTCACATAAATTCATACAATAGAAAAAAGCTGAACAACCAATCCTCACATCAGCTGTTCAGCTTCCTTCACGGTGAGAATGTACTTGATACCCTTAACATCAAGCTCATTCCTGCTAACGAGATAAATCTCACACCTCTGTTGCTGAAAAAGTAAAAATAGCTTACGCCATTCGGAACACATACCGATTCTCAGAGGGGTGGAATTTAATCTTGCGAAAAAGGAAGCTTAATTCGACCTCCGATTAGTGTGCGTACTTTTTCATAGATATTTATCTCGAAAAAAGCATAACAGCTTTTATGAGTCAAAACAATGTGTTTGGAATTGTAAATTCCAATAATAATCAACTTTGCAATACTAATTTCCTAAAAATCAGGAACTATATAGTTTTACTGGAATTTACTCTTGCGAGTATTCTAGTAAAACGGAATTAACTTTTGCAAACTGGAACCTCGGATTCCAATTCAGCGGGGAGCCGTCGATCATCAGATAAAAATGGATTTTTGGAGTTTTATAAGACGTTTCGGGAATTTTTTCCTGAAAACGCCTTATAAAACTCTTTTTTTATTTTTATCTATTCTCCTGCACCTCATTTTTTTCTATTGCAAAACGAAAGTGCCCCTTTAGGACATGCCTTAACGCATTCACCACAGCGTATACACTCTGAGCTGTTGGGGTTTTTAACAGGATCCACATTCATCTTGCACTGTCTTGCACAAGCGCCGCAGCTAACGCACTTGTCTTCATCGATATGAAGTCTTAAGATGCTTATCTTCTGAAATAGTGCGTAGAATGCGCCAAGCGGGCATACATACTTACAAAATGGTCTGTAGATGAAAATCGAGGACAGTACGCATATTATAAGTAGTGCGAACTTCCATCTAAAGAGTGCTCCTGCAGCTGCTCTCATGCCTTCGCTCAAAAGCACCAGTGGAATGCCACCTTCCAATGTTCCTACAGGGCATACGTACTTACAAAAGAATGGATCTCCTGCCCCTACGCTGCTCCTATAGAAAAAAGGAAGTGCAAATACCAATACTATAAGAACTATATATTTAAGATATCTAAGAACTCTGTCTATTTTCTGCGGCACTTTGATCTTGGGTGTCGGGATCTTATAAAGAAGCTCTTCTATAAGTCCAAACAGACACAGCCATCCGCAGATGAATCTTCCTACAAGAAGCCCTATAGTTGCAAGGAATCCTACTACATAGAAAGCAAACTTCCTTCTCCTTGCATCAAATACGGACTGCATCGCTCCGATCGGGCACGCCCCTAGCGCTCCCGGACATGAATAGCAGTTCATGCCCGGTACGCAGAATCTCTTAAGCGGCCCCTCATATATAGTTCCTTTTATAAATCCGGGGATATAACTGTTGGATATCAGCCCCCAGCCTGCCTGCACGCATTTTCTGATTATTCCGTGCTTTTTTAATTTATCTGCCATCAACCTATACCTATACATTCCATGCAAATATTTACCGCCTTGCGATATACTGTTTTCATCTCGCCCCTATTCGCTCCATATATGCATGAAGATATAGCAGCTATCAGCAGTATTATAGTTACCCATATCGGAACTTTTCTCTTTGACTTCATCGAACTATTATCTCCTCAAAATTCCTTTTGACAAAAAATATATACGAAGCTTGAAAAGCCATATCAATGCGCCTTACTGGCCTGCTGCCTCAAATGCCTGCGCGATATACTCTTCCCACTCTTCCTTGGTGTGTGAACCAACGATAGGGCTCATAAGAAGATTTCCCTCAGAATCTACAAATACAGTTGTAGGATATGCATCCAGAAGAGCATAATCTAAAAGTTCTGGAGTTGCAACGAATACAGGATACTCAACACCTGTATCTTCAACGATATCGATCGCATCAAGCAGAATATCTTCGTCATAGCCGCCTGCGCCATCATATACATCACAAGTCATGCCAAGGATCTCAAAGCCTTTATCCTTATACTCTTTTTCCAGCTCAGCAAGTTCAGGCATCTCATTGATGCATGGTCCGCAGAATGTGCCCCAGTAGTTGATCATAGTAACAGTGTTGCCTGTAATATAATCACCAACTACAACCTCATTTCCCTCAAGATCTGTAAGTTCAAAGGAAAGTAGTGCCTCATTATCAAAATCATCTGCACTAAGACCTTCCGGAAGCTGGAAATCTACAAAAGTAATATTGTCGATGATCTCAGATGAATATGACAAAAACTCGAGATACTCTTCCTTAGTCTCATCGCTTACTTCAGCACAGTAGACCTGATCTATGTATGTCGGATCATTATCATACCAGTCATCTTCTTTGATCGCCAAATAATAGAATCCGCAATTCTCGCCAAGATCAGCGACCATGTCCTTAGTAAGGCCATAATCTTCACTCTCATAATCTTCAGGAGTATACTGCTCTACATCTGCAACAATATAAGCGATCTCAAGCATATTATTATCAGGATCATCCGGATCTGTCATATATATAGATGCATAGCCAAAATCATTAGTTACCTGTCCGTCTACTGCGATTCGGTCCTGCTTGTCCTTAAGTTCATCAGGAAGTTCTATCGTCATACCAAAGCCTGACAGATCGAGTACACCGTCAACAGGCACAGCCTCAAATTCTCCATACGCCCACTGTGGAAGCTCTGAATCAGATATTTTGGTATCTTCTGTATCAGCATCTTTTGAATCGCCTGCATCAGCTGTATCAGATGTTTCTTCAGTCTCTTTTTCCTCATCTGTCTTTTCAGTATTTGTCTTATCGCTTTCGGATTCATTATTGGAATTATCACCACAGCCAGCCAAGGTGCCTGTAATCATAAGTCCAGTAAGTAATAACGCCAGTGATCTTTTCTTCATAATTCAAATCCTTTCTTAATATATACTTTTATTCTAAATACTATATCATTGAATCCCTAAGGGTTCAAAATATATTTTTACTATATCTATCTTTGCTTAATTCAACATTAAAAATAGAAACTTATATATTCTACTACACCCCAGGATAACTGCCGCAGGGCATAGAAAAAGGCTATCTATACCATTTGTATGGTACAGATAGCCTTAAATTTACATGCGCTTATTTTTTTAGCTGTCCAGCGACCAGCCGCTTCTTGTAAGAAGAATTCTGTTATCTACCAGATACTTAACATCCATTCCAATAATAGCTGATGCCTTATCTATATATTCCTGCTGATTAGCTGCTCCCATTGCCTGATAGTAATAGTATGCAGGCTTATGTGATCCATCAAGATTGTTAAGACCAAGTGCAAGATTAGACTCCATTTCGTGAGCATTATCTGTCTGTCTGAATAGAAGGAATGCATCGATATCAGGATAAGATGCTGCCATCAGATAGCTGTATACAAGTGAAGCGCTCTGATAATCTTCACCGAAGCTTGAAGTATAGCCCTGCTCTGCAAGTGAGATACTACGTACGCTTCCGTCAGGTGCAAGGAAATCAGCCTGGTGCATATAATCGATAAGAACATCGATATTCTGCATTGTGATGTAAGGTGTCTTAATGTTTCTGCTTACATACTGTGACTGTCCCTTCCATGCATATGGATCAAAAAGTGGTGAGTTATAAGGATGGAATGAAAGTCCCCAGTTAATGTTACCTTCTCTGTTCATGTAGTAATTGAATGTATCAAGATATGCCTTACTAAGGAAACATCCAGGATTAGACTTACGATTCCACTCCTGATCGATCGAATTGTAGATATTAGCACTGCCGTTCATGGACTTGATACCATTGTAGAAAATACGGAATGCCTTAACATAAGCATTAACGTTAGTATCAAGATCATCAGACTGAAGGTAATACCACTCAGTTCTTGCATTTACTTCGTTACCGATACACCAGTTATCAACCTGGCCATGTCCTGTCATTCCGGAATATCTCTCGCCAAGGAATGCTGCGATAGCCTTAAGGTGCTTAGTACCACCCTCTTCAGCTGTATTGAAAGCATATCCAGGGCACTCATGTCCATCTCTTGAATCCGGATGCATCAGATCAGCTGTATAAGGTGACTGAACATCATCTGAATTAAGGATTACCATAGTAACCTGAAGACCCATATTATTCCACTGAGAAATAAGTGTGTCATAACTTGTTACTGTATGACCATTGAAATAATATGTTGTTCCATCATATGTATACTCGATAGTCGGGTATGCAGGATCATCTGTAAGACCACATACTGTACCAAGATCAAAGTTATAGATAACCTGCTGAAGACCAAGCTCTGAAAGCTCGTATGTATCTTCCATCTCAAGATCTGCAAGAAGACCCTTGATACCATGATCATTACGTATAGATGTGAATGTTGCAACAGCTTCAGGATTAGTAATGTAATGCTCATCACTTACCTGTACATAGCTTCCGCCCTGTTTAACTGCTACAAGGAATTTACGGCTGAGATTAGAATCCTCTGTGTTAAGATTGAGAGAAAAAGTAAATGTTGCGCTCTTTGAAGTCTTAGCAGTTGCTACTACTTTTCCCTGAGCTCCATCTTCATAAACTTCATCTCCAAAAAGATAAAAATTTCCATCATCACTTGATGGAATAGATTTGCATGATACCTGAGCTACAACATCAGTCCCTTGAATTGTAACTGAGTCAATTGTTACAGGTCTTCCTGCTGCTTCAGAATTCATAGATCCGTTCCAAAAAGAAACACCAGAAACGACGATAGCTGCAAGAATTGCCATAACGACAACTATAGCAGACCCAATAATAGTATTCCTGCTTTTCTTATTCATCAATATCCTCCAGTAATAGTTTTTTTACACTCCTTTAACTATATCACTCAGAGGCCCTTTTTTCAATTAATTGACTTGAAACTTCGCACTTATAAAACTTCTCCAATACCTCGAAGATTCCTGAGGATGGCAGCCTATAAATGATTTTGGGGTCTTTGAAAACTATATTAAATTCAAGAGCTTGATAGATGAAATGATATATTCTGCTTGGGATTCATCTGTTTGAGCGAAGCGAGTTTATGAATCCCGGAATATATCATTTCAGATATCATGCCTTGAATTGTATATAATTTTCACGACCCCAAAATCATTTATAGGCTGCCATCCTCAGGAATCTTCCACGCATGCGACAACATTATTCCCGCGAATTTTCGCCATTAATAAAAAAGTTGCCGACGACAAACGTAAGTTGCCGCCGGCATTGTCTTCTAGTTGTACCCGGTGATGTCGTTTCCTGCTTTTTGACTCCTAGCGAACGCCAGGTGGGTTACCGCAGCCTCAGTCGCTGCCTTCCTCTCCCTTAGCTTGTCTGCGCATGCGCAGGGCCGGAGGCGTGACATTGAAGATGAGGAGATATAGGATTCCCGTTTAAAGTAACTGTAGGTTCAAAAACTGACAGGAGTGTCGAACATCTCAGGCGAACTCTTTCGAGTTCTTCTACCTTCATTATATAATAGTTCCTTCAAATTGCAACTACATTTTCATAAAATTTCTGAAAATTTAGATTCGCAACCGTTATTATGATAATTTAGAAATCTGAAGGTGTTAAATCTCCGAGTTCATCGTATGAATCATAGGTGATAACATACTTACATGTTGCATCTGAAATCTCGATATCATCTGTCTCCCATGCCTCCTTAAGGTCTGAAGCAACATGAGACATATCAAGTGCATCAAGTTCTACTTCCTTACGAACAGGAGCATATGTTTCAGCATCAATGTAAAGTGTTACTGTTGCACTTACTTTAGTTACATCATCACCAACACCTATACCATAGTAATACTGAGCAAATTCAGCAAGTTCTTCAGCATCACCTGATGAATATTTTCCTGTGATCTTAAAGCACTGTCTGCCATCAATCTCATAAGTTGTATCATCTATCTCGCAGTTAGAAATATAACCAAGATCAAATACGATGCTGTTAGGTAAATGGATTCCATAATATGCAAAGTTGCTATCAGAACCATCTGCTTCCCAGTCATCTCCATCATACTGAGAATAGTACTCGCTATCTTCATAGAAGAAATCAAGATCATGATCATTTATAAGGCTTGTACCGGTATCATCTTTTATAGAATACTCGGAAGTTACATAGATCTGATCAGCGTCATGATTATCATATGTGCCTTTAAACTCAGCTTCGATCTCTCCGGTAAAATCATAAGAATCACTTGATTCAACTGACATTGAGAATTCATAAGTATTTGAAATTGTTACGCTTACATCAGTTGAATCTGCAAGGTATTCTTCTGCTGCTTCCATTGCATCATCTACATCAGGAATGAGCTTTGGTGATATCTCATCATCCATTCTTGCCTGGAAGCTGTCATCTCCTGTTGCACTAAGTGCTCTCTGAGCATCTTCCATAGCTGTTTCATAATCTTCGTTTGCGATATCTGCATCAATGATAGCGTTATAAGCAGTGATGATGCCTTCTGTAGCTTCTGCATTGCCGCTGTCTTCTGCAAGAACTGTCTCAAATGCAGTTATAGCATTTTCATAGTCACCTGAATCAAGATATCCGTTTGCTGTTTCAAGATCAGCTGCGATCTGTGCTTCAAGTTTAGCCTTCTTAGCATCAGACTTACCGTTCTTGGCATCTTCATTGTCAGGATAATCTTCAAGGATCTTGTCGTATGCAGCTATAGCTTCATCGAATGATCCTTTATCTGTAAGCTCCTTGGCATCAGCAAGAGCATTACCAAGCTCTGACTTCTTGATTCCGTCAAGGGCCTGCTTGTTCTCTTCGTCATACTCAAGCGCTTCTTTATAATAAGAAATAGCTTTATCATAATTGCCGTCTTTGTACTGCGCATCACCGTCGGCAAGTGCATTCTCTAAACAATTGTTGCGATACCATTTATATCCAAAGTATCCGCCAACGCCGCCACCTGCAAGCACGATAACAAGAATAATAGCGATTATCACACCTTTGTGGCTCTTTTTCTTAGGTGGCTGAGGTGCCGGTCCGCCATACATCGGCTGTCCGTATCCCTGTCCTCCAAACTGGGGCTGTCCCTGCGGCATTCCATAACCGCCTTGTCCCTGCTGCGGCATTCCGTATCCGCCCTGGCCTTGCTGCGGCATTCCGTATCCGCCCTGACCCTGCTGCATACCGCCATACTGCTGGCCGCCCTGGTACTGCATCTGCGGGTTACCATTCTGCGCGCCTTGTGCCTGTGATCCGCAATAAGGGCAGAATGCGTTACCATCCTGATACTCTTTTCCACACACATTACAAATCATATTAATCTCCCTCCGAAAACTTTTTTACTACCCTCTTTTATAATGATGCAGGTGTCAAAAGAACTTTCGGCACCTGCATTATTTAATTACTTGATCATCTGATATTTTATCATTTGATATATTTATCATTTGATATATTTATCATCTGAAATATTATTTTTCGATCACTTGCTGATAGGTCTTGTCTGCTCCTTGAGCCAGTCAACAATAGCCTGATCCTTGATAAGCGGTGATACCTTTTCAAATACAGCCTTATGATATTCATTAAGAAGATCGATATCTCCCTGCTGCATATACTGAGTATCAATAGCCTCAAGATCGATAGGTGCATATGTAAGATGCTCAAATCCAAGGAACTGACCGTCATCATTCTTGTTGCCTTCTACAACTTCGATGATGTTCTCAATACGGATTCCGTGGCTTCCTTCCTTGTATACACCAGGTTCATCAGATACGATCATGCCTGGAACAAGCTCATATTCCTTGAGACCTTCGCGATACTGCCAGCGAATGTTATGAGGTCCCTCATGAACATTGAGCATA
Coding sequences within it:
- a CDS encoding zinc-ribbon domain-containing protein, producing MFCGKCGAQVPDGAAVCPKCGNKMENKEAMPKVANASQNAGTQAISFLKSLDNKTIGIIATCAVAVIAVILIFKALFGGIKLDGRYTDGYFTYTFSGNEVTFYCLGTEFTVNYKIKNDKLIYDLDTLELSDACIDYCEDYLHMDDDEIEDKIESIKEHREDPVKIEYDKKNKTLKIGGGTYYNAENYKAGPSGEYTCEDDDDITITFEDGELTFDNDGDEVTVPYNCFKKGDEVWINFYSFDFENSEFYHTYFTSVIEDVDVDEIVLGDTSFEK
- a CDS encoding helix-turn-helix domain-containing protein → MAKNAHLTLDDRSTIEVSLREGDSFTDIGRELGKDPSTIAKEIKNHIQYSRSGSYNPCAKRANCSLIGQACKPCKNPHHGICRRCSFRNCFEHCPDFVELTCRKLNKPPYVCNGCDTRHRCKLERHLYVAKAAQQEYESQRSESRQGIAITPTELKRIDAIISPLVKQGQSIHMICVNNGDDIMLDERPSITTLMPVSYLWTT
- a CDS encoding IS30 family transposase, whose amino-acid sequence is MDNIDLPRKVRYRVRSHKKPVRVDKQCHIGRTYEDFEAFLSANPDTAVVEMDSVEGRKGGKVLLTIYFRDSSLMLAFIRDANTAKSVKCIFNDLYEKLGHDVFTQLFPVILTDRGSEFTDPLAIEFNDNNERRTRIFYCDPQRSNQKGGCEVTHEMIRRVLPKGTSFDNLCQDDIYLMMSHINSYNRKKLNNQSSHQLFSFLHGENVLDTLNIKLIPANEINLTPLLLKK
- a CDS encoding 4Fe-4S binding protein — protein: MADKLKKHGIIRKCVQAGWGLISNSYIPGFIKGTIYEGPLKRFCVPGMNCYSCPGALGACPIGAMQSVFDARRRKFAFYVVGFLATIGLLVGRFICGWLCLFGLIEELLYKIPTPKIKVPQKIDRVLRYLKYIVLIVLVFALPFFYRSSVGAGDPFFCKYVCPVGTLEGGIPLVLLSEGMRAAAGALFRWKFALLIICVLSSIFIYRPFCKYVCPLGAFYALFQKISILRLHIDEDKCVSCGACARQCKMNVDPVKNPNSSECIRCGECVKACPKGALSFCNRKK
- a CDS encoding CD1871A family CXXC motif-containing protein, with translation MKSKRKVPIWVTIILLIAAISSCIYGANRGEMKTVYRKAVNICMECIGIG
- a CDS encoding TlpA disulfide reductase family protein, yielding MKKRSLALLLTGLMITGTLAGCGDNSNNESESDKTNTEKTDEEKETEETSDTADAGDSKDADTEDTKISDSELPQWAYGEFEAVPVDGVLDLSGFGMTIELPDELKDKQDRIAVDGQVTNDFGYASIYMTDPDDPDNNMLEIAYIVADVEQYTPEDYESEDYGLTKDMVADLGENCGFYYLAIKEDDWYDNDPTYIDQVYCAEVSDETKEEYLEFLSYSSEIIDNITFVDFQLPEGLSADDFDNEALLSFELTDLEGNEVVVGDYITGNTVTMINYWGTFCGPCINEMPELAELEKEYKDKGFEILGMTCDVYDGAGGYDEDILLDAIDIVEDTGVEYPVFVATPELLDYALLDAYPTTVFVDSEGNLLMSPIVGSHTKEEWEEYIAQAFEAAGQ
- a CDS encoding DUF5722 domain-containing protein — translated: MNKKSRNTIIGSAIVVVMAILAAIVVSGVSFWNGSMNSEAAGRPVTIDSVTIQGTDVVAQVSCKSIPSSDDGNFYLFGDEVYEDGAQGKVVATAKTSKSATFTFSLNLNTEDSNLSRKFLVAVKQGGSYVQVSDEHYITNPEAVATFTSIRNDHGIKGLLADLEMEDTYELSELGLQQVIYNFDLGTVCGLTDDPAYPTIEYTYDGTTYYFNGHTVTSYDTLISQWNNMGLQVTMVILNSDDVQSPYTADLMHPDSRDGHECPGYAFNTAEEGGTKHLKAIAAFLGERYSGMTGHGQVDNWCIGNEVNARTEWYYLQSDDLDTNVNAYVKAFRIFYNGIKSMNGSANIYNSIDQEWNRKSNPGCFLSKAYLDTFNYYMNREGNINWGLSFHPYNSPLFDPYAWKGQSQYVSRNIKTPYITMQNIDVLIDYMHQADFLAPDGSVRSISLAEQGYTSSFGEDYQSASLVYSYLMAASYPDIDAFLLFRQTDNAHEMESNLALGLNNLDGSHKPAYYYYQAMGAANQQEYIDKASAIIGMDVKYLVDNRILLTRSGWSLDS
- a CDS encoding zinc ribbon domain-containing protein is translated as MICNVCGKEYQDGNAFCPYCGSQAQGAQNGNPQMQYQGGQQYGGMQQGQGGYGMPQQGQGGYGMPQQGQGGYGMPQGQPQFGGQGYGQPMYGGPAPQPPKKKSHKGVIIAIILVIVLAGGGVGGYFGYKWYRNNCLENALADGDAQYKDGNYDKAISYYKEALEYDEENKQALDGIKKSELGNALADAKELTDKGSFDEAIAAYDKILEDYPDNEDAKNGKSDAKKAKLEAQIAADLETANGYLDSGDYENAITAFETVLAEDSGNAEATEGIITAYNAIIDADIANEDYETAMEDAQRALSATGDDSFQARMDDEISPKLIPDVDDAMEAAEEYLADSTDVSVTISNTYEFSMSVESSDSYDFTGEIEAEFKGTYDNHDADQIYVTSEYSIKDDTGTSLINDHDLDFFYEDSEYYSQYDGDDWEADGSDSNFAYYGIHLPNSIVFDLGYISNCEIDDTTYEIDGRQCFKITGKYSSGDAEELAEFAQYYYGIGVGDDVTKVSATVTLYIDAETYAPVRKEVELDALDMSHVASDLKEAWETDDIEISDATCKYVITYDSYDELGDLTPSDF